The sequence TCACTGTTAACACGTTATACTATGTGGGCGGGGATCATTGCTGGTGTATTGTTAACTGCGATCTATTTGAGTTTATTTAAATTAGGCTCTAGCAGTGGCAGTATTATTCCGGGGGCTCAAGATGGCGCTGATATCCTACATGCCTATGTTCAGTATACTTTCGGCAATTTTGGTAGTTTCTTCTTGGCTGTACTGATTTTCTTAGCTTGTATGGTGACTGCTGTGGGTTTAACGTGCGCGTGTGCCGAGTTTTTTAGCCGTTATTTGCCTATCTCTTATCGTGCCTTAGTGTTGATCCTGGCGATATTCTCAGCCGTTGTTTCAAACTTAGGTTTGAGTAAGCTGATTGCGTTTTCTATCCCTGTACTGATAATGATTTATCCTCCTTGTATTGTGATTATTCTAATGAGTTTCACATTACGTCTGTGGAATAACCCAAGTCGTATTATCGCGCCAGCAATGGCTGTTAGCTTATTTTTTGGTATTTTTGATGCAATAAAAGCGTCTGATTATTTGAAGCATTTATTACCTGATTGGGCGACAAAATTACCTTTAAGTGAGCAAGGGTTAGCGTGGTTAATTCCTGTTCTCATTACGATTGTAGTTTGTGGTATTTATGACAAAGTTGCTGGTTCACACCATAAAAAAGTGATCCATACTGAAGCCATCAATAAGCAATAAAATGCAGTGAAAACAGATAGAGTTAAACGCAAAAAGGGAAACGGAAGTTTCCCTTTTTTATTGGCTTAAAACTCATCTTGTAATACCTCTTCAATAGTCCTTGGCATACGTGGTTTATTCATTTTCTTAGGATCAACAACCGCATAAAGATTATTTAAATCATCAAGGCATTGCCAAAGTAACAGTAACTGGCGTAGTGAAATTTTACCTTGTAACTCAAACTTTTTGATAGTTGAAGCAGGAACTGTACTACGCTCGGCAAGTTGTTCGCGTGACCATTTTTCTTTTTCACGCAACTTTCGTAAATGAGAAGCAAAGGCTCGACTCACATCGAGATCAGT comes from Proteus vulgaris and encodes:
- the brnQ gene encoding branched-chain amino acid transport system II carrier protein, with the translated sequence MAHRLTSRDILALGFMTFALFVGAGNIIFPPMVGLQSGEFVWTAAIGFLITGVGLPVLTVVALAKVGGGIEALSTPIGKSMGLLLAIVAYLAVGPLFATPRTATVSFKVGIAPLVGDTEMSLLIYSIVYFLIVIGISLYPGKLLDSVGHILAPIKILALAVLGVAAIFWPAGGAIPATDAYRDMALTQGFINGYLTMDTLGAMVFGIVIVNAARSRGIDNSSLLTRYTMWAGIIAGVLLTAIYLSLFKLGSSSGSIIPGAQDGADILHAYVQYTFGNFGSFFLAVLIFLACMVTAVGLTCACAEFFSRYLPISYRALVLILAIFSAVVSNLGLSKLIAFSIPVLIMIYPPCIVIILMSFTLRLWNNPSRIIAPAMAVSLFFGIFDAIKASDYLKHLLPDWATKLPLSEQGLAWLIPVLITIVVCGIYDKVAGSHHKKVIHTEAINKQ
- a CDS encoding helix-turn-helix domain-containing protein, with the protein product MKLSLLTDLDVSRAFASHLRKLREKEKWSREQLAERSTVPASTIKKFELQGKISLRQLLLLWQCLDDLNNLYAVVDPKKMNKPRMPRTIEEVLQDEF